Proteins encoded by one window of Nicotiana tabacum cultivar K326 chromosome 10, ASM71507v2, whole genome shotgun sequence:
- the LOC107769644 gene encoding uncharacterized protein LOC107769644, whose product MDKAKAPEVKDSVPKLYSNPNSEAKYYSLSFQASVLAIKKRKPPSLVSLCLGVIGRHFEDILEDLTDISANFPSNLKMALVAIARRRRLLDDNVIVALADSSWEILDLSGSEVSDIGLLQVVETCKHLQAVDISRCSKLTSAGVSELLQKCQSLEILRWGGCPRSENTARRCFALLKPTLEHVEGESWEELDTSEIAHGATSLRWLLWPKIEKDQLESLSDECPRIIVNPKPSPLGYRGVDVPRGARLDVSLDDPFVEDIDPKTWAVSGFVPRTSASSVSSTEELPVAEKFRLAFLERDNRLAPKRAKNARQHQRRAEKQWVMMNSRAKALALASLASKSLNIRN is encoded by the exons ATGGACAAAGCAAAAGCCCCTGAAGTTAAGGATTCTGTACCGAAACTTTACTCCAATCCTAATTCCGAAGCTAAATATTACAGCCTCTCGTTTCAGGCATCGG TATTAGCTATTAAGAAGAGAAAGCCTCCCAGCTTGGTGAGCTTGTGTCTTGGAGTTATTGGCAGACATTTTGAGGATATCCTCGAAGATCTCACCGACATATCTGCTAATTTTCCCTCCAATCTGAAG ATGGCCCTTGTGGCAATTGCAAGAAGGAGAAGGTTATTGGATGACAATGTTATTGTTGCATTGGCTGATAGCTCCTGGGAAATTCTGGACTTGTCTGGCTCAGAGGTTTCTGATATTGGCCTATTACAAGTGGTTGAAACATGCAAACATCTGCAAGCAGTTGATATAAG TCGCTGCAGCAAGCTCACGTCAGCTGGTGTATCAGAACTCTTGCAGAAATGCCAGTCTCTTGAAATACTGAGATGGGG AGGCTGCCCTCGGAGTGAGAACACAGCTCGTAGATGCTTCGCTTTGTTGAAACCAACACTAGAGCATGTGGAAGGAGAGTCATGGGAGGAACTCGATACCTCAGAAATAGCGCATGGTGCGACATCCTTGCGTTGGCTTTTATGG CCAAAAATTGAAAAGGACCAGCTGGAGAGTTTGTCTGACGAATGCCCACGAATCATAGTAAATCCAAAGCCGTCACCACTGGGTTACAGGGGGGTTGATGTTCCTAGAGGAGCAAGACTAGACGTATCATTAGATGATCCCTTTGTTGAAGATATCGACCCCAAAACCTGGGCTGTATCTGGATTTGTGCCTAGAACATCAGCATCATCAGTTTCAAGCACAGAAGAGTTGCCCGTGGCGGAAAAGTTTAGACTTGCATTTCTAGAGAGAGATAATCGGCTAGCACCAAAGCGAGCAAAGAATGCAAGACAACATCAGCGACGTGCAGAAAAGCAGTGGGTAATGATGAATAGTAGGGCAAAAGCACTAGCACTTGCTTCGCTGGCTAGCAAATCGCTGAACATTCGGAACTGA